One part of the Nymphaea colorata isolate Beijing-Zhang1983 chromosome 8, ASM883128v2, whole genome shotgun sequence genome encodes these proteins:
- the LOC116258362 gene encoding membrane magnesium transporter translates to MAFSFVVGVIGGLLLMHAAYSTIQYRAVLKITEEKFSAPPFNVFLEVITGLSLCLWAGLAVPGKFLSILTVSEDNRLASLPGNLDFMIFNHRGKVVALKRDLKFKC, encoded by the exons ATGGCTTTTAGTTTCGTGGTTGGTGTTATCGGGGGGCTTCTTCTCATGCATGCTGCCTATTCCACAATCCAGT ATAGAGCTGTCCTGAAGATCACAGAGGAGAAATTTTCCGCTCCTCCATTCAAT GTGTTTTTGGAGGTGATTACAGGATTGAGCCTCTGTTTATGGGCGGGTCTTGCAGTTCCTGGGAAGTTTCTCTCTATATTGACTGTTTCTGAAGATAACAG GTTGGCTTCTCTTCCTGGAAATCTAGACTTTATGATCTTTAACCATCGTGGCAAAGTTGTAGCCCTCAAGAGGGATCTGAAATTCAAGTGTTGA